From a region of the Enterobacter sp. JBIWA008 genome:
- the adhE gene encoding bifunctional acetaldehyde-CoA/alcohol dehydrogenase: MAVTNIAELNALVERVKKAQREYANFTQEQVDKIFRAAALAAADARIPLAKMAVAESGMGIVEDKVIKNHFASEYIYNAYKDEKTCGVLSEDDTFGTITIAEPIGIICGIVPTTNPTSTAIFKSLISLKTRNAIIFSPHPRAKDATNKAADIVLQAAIAAGAPKDLIGWIDQPSVELSNALMHHPDINLILATGGPGMVKAAYSSGKPAIGVGAGNTPVVIDETADIKRAVASVLMSKTFDNGVICASEQSVVVVDSVYDAVRERFASHGGYLLQGKELKAVQDIILKNGALNAAIVGQPAYKIAELAGFTVPATTKILIGEVKVVDESEPFAHEKLSPTLAMYRAKDFEDAVEKAEKLVAMGGIGHTSCLYTDQDNQPERVAHFGQMMKTARILINTPASQGGIGDLYNFKLAPSLTLGCGSWGGNSISENVGPKHLINKKTVAKRAENMLWHKLPKSIYFRRGSLPIALDEVITDGHKRALIVTDRFLFNNGYADQITSVLKAAGVETEVFFEVEADPTLSVVRKGAELANSFKPDVIIALGGGSPMDAAKIMWVMYEHPETHFEELALRFMDIRKRIYKFPKMGVKAKMIAVTTTSGTGSEVTPFAVVTDDATGQKYPLADYALTPDMAIVDANLVMEMPKSLCAFGGLDAVTHALEAYVSVLASEFSDGQALQALKLLKENLPASYNEGSKNPVARERVHSAATIAGIAFANAFLGVCHSMAHKLGSQFHIPHGLANALLISNVIRYNANDNPTKQTAFSQYDRPQARRRYAEIADHLGLSAPGDRTAAKIEKLLAWLESLKAELGIPKSIREAGVQEADFLAHVDKLSEDAFDDQCTGANPRYPLISELKQILLDTFYGREFKENDVAAVKTEVPVIKADKKAKKSA; the protein is encoded by the coding sequence ATGGCTGTTACTAATATCGCTGAACTGAACGCCCTCGTCGAGCGCGTTAAAAAAGCCCAGCGTGAATATGCCAATTTCACCCAAGAACAGGTTGATAAAATCTTCCGCGCGGCCGCACTGGCTGCTGCAGATGCTCGAATCCCTCTCGCTAAAATGGCCGTTGCCGAATCCGGCATGGGTATCGTGGAAGATAAAGTGATTAAAAACCACTTCGCTTCCGAGTATATCTACAACGCCTATAAAGATGAGAAAACCTGTGGCGTGCTGTCCGAAGATGACACCTTCGGTACCATCACCATCGCTGAACCTATCGGCATCATCTGCGGTATTGTTCCGACTACTAACCCAACGTCTACTGCTATCTTCAAATCACTGATTAGCCTGAAGACCCGTAACGCAATCATCTTCTCTCCACACCCACGTGCGAAAGACGCGACCAACAAAGCTGCAGATATCGTCCTGCAGGCAGCTATCGCTGCTGGTGCACCAAAAGATCTGATTGGCTGGATCGACCAACCTTCTGTTGAGCTCTCCAATGCGCTGATGCATCACCCGGACATTAACCTGATCCTGGCGACTGGTGGTCCTGGCATGGTTAAAGCCGCATACAGCTCCGGTAAACCAGCTATCGGTGTGGGTGCCGGTAACACTCCTGTTGTTATCGACGAAACCGCTGACATCAAACGTGCCGTTGCGTCTGTACTGATGTCTAAAACCTTCGATAACGGTGTGATCTGTGCTTCTGAACAGTCTGTTGTTGTTGTCGATTCCGTGTACGATGCAGTTCGCGAACGTTTCGCCAGCCATGGCGGCTACCTGCTGCAGGGCAAAGAGCTGAAAGCAGTTCAGGACATCATCCTGAAAAATGGCGCGCTGAACGCTGCTATCGTGGGTCAGCCAGCGTACAAAATTGCTGAACTCGCAGGCTTTACCGTTCCGGCAACAACCAAAATCCTGATCGGTGAAGTGAAAGTTGTCGATGAAAGCGAGCCGTTTGCACACGAAAAACTGTCTCCAACGCTTGCCATGTACCGTGCGAAAGATTTCGAAGACGCGGTAGAGAAAGCTGAGAAGCTGGTTGCTATGGGCGGCATCGGTCATACCTCTTGTCTGTACACAGACCAGGATAACCAGCCTGAGCGCGTTGCTCACTTCGGTCAGATGATGAAAACTGCACGTATTCTGATCAACACCCCTGCTTCTCAGGGTGGTATCGGTGACCTGTATAACTTCAAACTCGCACCTTCCCTGACTCTGGGTTGTGGTTCCTGGGGTGGTAACTCCATCTCTGAAAACGTTGGTCCAAAACACCTGATCAACAAGAAAACCGTTGCTAAGCGAGCTGAAAACATGTTGTGGCACAAACTTCCGAAATCTATCTACTTCCGCCGTGGCTCACTGCCAATCGCGCTGGATGAAGTGATTACTGATGGCCACAAACGTGCGCTCATCGTGACTGACCGTTTCCTGTTCAACAACGGCTACGCTGATCAGATCACCTCTGTACTGAAAGCGGCTGGGGTCGAAACTGAAGTTTTCTTCGAAGTTGAAGCTGACCCAACCCTGAGCGTTGTACGTAAAGGTGCTGAACTGGCTAACTCCTTCAAACCAGATGTGATTATCGCACTGGGTGGTGGTTCCCCAATGGACGCCGCGAAAATCATGTGGGTAATGTACGAGCATCCAGAAACTCACTTCGAAGAACTGGCGCTGCGCTTTATGGACATCCGTAAACGTATCTACAAGTTCCCGAAAATGGGCGTAAAAGCGAAAATGATCGCGGTAACCACCACTTCCGGTACCGGTTCAGAAGTCACGCCATTCGCGGTAGTAACGGACGATGCAACAGGTCAGAAATATCCACTGGCTGACTACGCACTGACCCCAGATATGGCTATCGTTGATGCGAACCTGGTCATGGAGATGCCGAAGTCACTGTGTGCATTCGGTGGTCTGGATGCGGTGACTCACGCCCTGGAAGCCTACGTTTCTGTACTGGCATCTGAGTTCTCTGACGGTCAGGCTCTTCAGGCTCTGAAACTGCTGAAGGAAAACCTGCCAGCGTCATACAACGAAGGATCTAAAAACCCAGTAGCACGTGAACGCGTTCACAGTGCAGCAACCATCGCCGGTATCGCGTTTGCTAACGCCTTCCTGGGTGTTTGCCACTCTATGGCGCACAAACTGGGCTCCCAGTTCCACATTCCTCACGGTCTGGCGAACGCCCTGTTGATCAGCAACGTTATCCGTTATAACGCTAACGACAACCCAACCAAGCAGACTGCTTTCAGCCAGTACGACCGTCCGCAAGCACGTCGTCGTTATGCCGAAATTGCAGACCACCTTGGTCTGAGCGCACCGGGCGACCGTACTGCTGCGAAGATTGAGAAACTGCTGGCATGGCTGGAAAGCCTGAAAGCTGAACTGGGTATTCCTAAATCTATCCGTGAAGCAGGCGTTCAGGAAGCTGACTTCCTCGCTCATGTAGATAAGCTGTCTGAAGATGCATTCGATGACCAGTGTACTGGTGCTAACCCGCGCTACCCACTGATCTCCGAGCTGAAACAGATTCTGCTGGATACCTTCTACGGTCGTGAGTTCAAAGAAAATGACGTTGCCGCTGTGAAAACAGAAGTTCCTGTCATCAAAGCTGACAAGAAAGCGAAGAAAAGCGCTTAA
- the tdk gene encoding thymidine kinase — MAQLYFYYSAMNAGKSTALLQSSYNYQERGMRTVVYTAEIDDRFGAGKVSSRIGLSSPARLFNPQTDLFEDIHAEHAAQPIHCVLVDESQFLTREQVYALSEVVDELDIPVLCYGLRTDFRGELFAGSQYLLAWSDKLVELKTICFCGRKASMVLRLDQAGKPYADGEQVVIGGNERYVSVCRKHYKEALSEGSLTAIQHDNRK; from the coding sequence ATGGCACAACTTTATTTCTACTATTCGGCAATGAATGCCGGGAAATCCACCGCGCTGCTGCAATCCTCGTACAATTACCAGGAGCGCGGGATGCGTACAGTTGTTTATACGGCTGAAATTGACGATCGCTTTGGAGCAGGGAAGGTGAGTTCCAGAATAGGACTCTCGTCGCCTGCCAGGCTTTTTAACCCGCAAACCGATCTGTTTGAAGACATTCATGCAGAACATGCTGCGCAGCCGATTCACTGTGTCCTGGTCGATGAGAGCCAGTTTCTGACGCGTGAACAGGTATATGCCCTGTCAGAAGTAGTCGATGAGCTTGATATCCCCGTGCTGTGTTACGGCCTGCGCACGGATTTCCGCGGTGAGCTCTTTGCCGGGAGCCAGTATTTGCTCGCCTGGTCGGATAAACTTGTTGAACTGAAAACAATCTGCTTCTGCGGTCGTAAAGCCAGTATGGTACTTCGCCTCGACCAGGCCGGAAAACCTTATGCGGATGGTGAGCAGGTGGTGATAGGCGGTAATGAACGCTATGTATCGGTGTGTCGGAAGCATTATAAAGAAGCGTTGTCTGAAGGCTCGCTGACGGCAATTCAGCACGACAACAGGAAATAA
- the hns gene encoding histone-like nucleoid-structuring protein H-NS, translating to MSEALKILNNIRTLRAQARECTLETLEEMLEKLEVVVNERREEESAAAAEIEERTRKLQQYREMLIADGIDPNELLNSMAAAKTGTKAKRAARPAKYSYVDENGETKTWTGQGRTPAVIKKAMDEQGKQLDDFLIKD from the coding sequence ATGAGCGAAGCACTTAAAATTCTGAACAACATCCGTACTCTTCGTGCGCAGGCTAGAGAATGCACCCTCGAAACGCTTGAAGAAATGCTGGAAAAATTAGAAGTTGTAGTTAATGAACGTCGTGAAGAAGAAAGCGCAGCTGCTGCTGAAATCGAAGAACGCACTCGTAAACTGCAGCAATATCGTGAAATGCTGATTGCTGATGGTATCGATCCAAATGAATTGCTGAACAGCATGGCTGCCGCTAAAACCGGTACTAAAGCCAAGCGTGCTGCTCGTCCTGCTAAATATAGCTACGTTGACGAGAACGGCGAAACTAAAACCTGGACTGGCCAGGGCCGCACTCCCGCTGTTATCAAGAAAGCCATGGATGAACAAGGTAAACAGCTGGACGACTTCCTGATCAAGGATTAA
- the galU gene encoding UTP--glucose-1-phosphate uridylyltransferase GalU, with protein sequence MAALNSKVRKAVIPVAGLGTRMLPATKAIPKEMLPLVDKPLIQYVVNECIAAGITEIVLVTHSSKNSIENHFDTSFELEAMLEKRVKRQLLEEVQSICPPHVTIMQVRQGLAKGLGHAVMCAHPVVGDEPVAVILPDVILDEYESDLSQDNLAEMIKRFDETGSSQIMVEPVEDVTAYGVVDCKGVNLEPGESVPMVGVVEKPKADVAPSNLAVVGRYVLSAEIWPLLAKTPPGAGDEIQLTDAIDMLIEKETVEAYHMKGKSHDCGNKLGYMQAFVEYGIRHNTLGEEFKTWLKDSLGIKK encoded by the coding sequence ATGGCTGCCCTAAATTCGAAAGTCAGAAAGGCCGTCATCCCGGTAGCGGGATTGGGGACCAGGATGTTACCAGCAACTAAGGCAATTCCTAAAGAAATGCTGCCTCTGGTTGATAAGCCATTAATCCAGTATGTCGTTAACGAGTGTATCGCTGCTGGCATAACTGAAATTGTGCTGGTTACGCATTCATCAAAAAACTCTATCGAAAACCATTTCGATACAAGCTTTGAACTTGAAGCCATGCTCGAAAAGCGTGTTAAGCGTCAGCTGTTAGAAGAAGTTCAATCTATTTGTCCGCCACACGTTACCATTATGCAGGTTCGTCAGGGCCTGGCTAAAGGTCTGGGCCACGCTGTGATGTGCGCGCATCCCGTTGTAGGTGATGAGCCTGTAGCGGTAATCCTGCCTGACGTTATTCTGGATGAATATGAATCCGATCTTTCTCAGGATAACCTGGCTGAGATGATCAAACGTTTCGACGAAACCGGCAGCAGCCAGATCATGGTTGAGCCTGTTGAAGACGTGACGGCATACGGTGTGGTTGACTGCAAAGGCGTTAACCTTGAGCCGGGCGAAAGCGTGCCAATGGTTGGCGTGGTAGAGAAGCCTAAAGCCGACGTAGCGCCTTCAAACCTGGCAGTTGTAGGTCGCTACGTCCTGAGCGCTGAAATCTGGCCTCTGCTGGCGAAAACGCCTCCAGGAGCGGGTGATGAGATCCAGCTTACGGATGCCATTGATATGCTGATCGAGAAAGAAACCGTTGAGGCTTACCATATGAAAGGTAAGAGCCACGACTGCGGTAATAAGCTCGGTTATATGCAGGCGTTTGTTGAATATGGTATTCGCCACAATACCCTTGGCGAAGAATTTAAAACCTGGCTCAAAGATAGCCTGGGTATTAAGAAATAA
- the rssB gene encoding two-component system response regulator RssB: MTQPLAGKHILIVEDEPVFRSLLDSWLSSLGAMTSLAEDGIDALEKMISITPDLMICDIAMPRMNGLKLVEHLRNEGNQTPILVISATENMADIAKALRLGVQDILLKPVKDLNRLRETVLACLYPNMFNSRVEEEERLFQDWDALVSNPPAAAKLLQELQPPVQQTISHCRVNYRQLVAADQPGLVLDIAPLSDSDLAFYSLDVTRAGDNGVLAALLLRALFNGLLQEQLSHQGQRLPELGSLLKQVNQLFRQANLPGQFPLLVGYYHSGLKNLILVSAGLNASLNTGEHHIQVSNGVPLGTLRTAYLNQISHRCSSWQCQIWGAGGRLRLMLSTE; the protein is encoded by the coding sequence ATGACGCAGCCATTGGCCGGAAAACACATTTTGATTGTTGAAGACGAGCCCGTTTTCCGATCGCTACTGGATTCGTGGTTATCCTCGCTGGGCGCAATGACGTCACTGGCTGAAGATGGCATCGACGCCCTGGAAAAAATGATCAGCATTACGCCCGATTTGATGATTTGCGACATTGCGATGCCGCGCATGAATGGACTGAAGCTGGTTGAACATCTGCGTAACGAAGGAAACCAGACGCCGATTCTGGTGATCTCTGCCACAGAGAATATGGCGGATATCGCCAAAGCATTGCGACTTGGCGTCCAGGATATTCTGCTTAAACCGGTCAAGGATCTAAACCGACTGCGAGAAACGGTCTTAGCGTGCCTTTATCCGAATATGTTTAATTCCCGGGTTGAGGAAGAGGAGCGTCTTTTCCAGGACTGGGATGCCCTGGTGAGTAATCCGCCTGCTGCGGCGAAACTGTTGCAAGAACTCCAGCCGCCCGTACAGCAAACTATTTCACACTGCCGCGTAAATTATCGCCAGCTGGTGGCGGCTGACCAACCGGGACTGGTGCTGGATATTGCGCCACTGTCAGATTCCGACCTCGCGTTTTATTCTTTGGATGTCACCCGGGCAGGGGATAATGGTGTATTAGCCGCGTTGCTTCTTCGCGCGCTATTTAATGGTTTGCTGCAGGAACAGTTATCGCATCAGGGACAACGGCTACCGGAGTTGGGCAGTTTACTCAAACAGGTAAACCAGCTTTTTCGGCAGGCCAATTTGCCCGGACAGTTTCCGCTGCTGGTCGGCTATTACCACAGCGGTTTAAAGAATCTGATCCTCGTCTCAGCAGGTCTAAACGCTTCACTGAATACCGGTGAACATCATATTCAGGTGAGTAACGGTGTGCCGCTTGGGACATTAAGAACGGCGTATCTTAATCAAATTAGCCACCGTTGTTCCTCCTGGCAGTGCCAAATTTGGGGCGCCGGGGGACGGCTACGCTTAATGTTGTCCACGGAATAA